Proteins from a genomic interval of Uloborus diversus isolate 005 chromosome 4, Udiv.v.3.1, whole genome shotgun sequence:
- the LOC129220632 gene encoding protein D3-like has product MKKFGIVPDVIDQAPSEIVKIKYGDKSFELGEELTPTDVKDLPTTVSFPSKEEDFHAICMVDPDAPSRSKPVYREWLHWLVVNIPGTDISKGNTIAEYIGAGPPIDTGLHRYVFLVYKQPAELMCDEEKISNTSTKDRVQFEIRKFSRKYSLGVPIAGNFFLAQWDDYVPKLYKKLEYN; this is encoded by the coding sequence ATGAAAAAGTTTGGAATCGTCCCTGACGTCATCGACCAGGCTCCTTCAgaaatagtaaaaattaaatatggaGACAAATCTTTTGAATTAGGTGAAGAATTGACTCCAACAGACGTGAAGGATCTTCCTACAACCGTTTCTTTTCCATCCAAAGAAGAGGATTTTCATGCAATTTGCATGGTAGACCCTGACGCTCCTAGCCGCAGCAAGCCTGTCTATCGAGAATGGTTACATTGGCTAGTCGTCAACATCCCAGGAACTGATATCAGTAAAGGAAACACGATTGCTGAATATATAGGTGCAGGACCACCCATAGATACGGGATTGCATCGATACGTTTTCCTAGTTTATAAGCAACCTGCAGAGTTGATGTGTGACGAGGAAAAAATATCTAATACATCCACTAAAGATCGAGTGCAATTTGAAATACGGAAGTTTTCGAGAAAATATAGTTTAGGAGTCCCAATTGCCGGGAATTTTTTCTTAGCTCAATGGGATGATTACGTTCcgaaattatataaaaagctaGAATATAATTAA